A window from Drosophila kikkawai strain 14028-0561.14 chromosome 2L, DkikHiC1v2, whole genome shotgun sequence encodes these proteins:
- the Nhe3 gene encoding sodium/hydrogen exchanger 6 isoform X3 — MRAPHAEAATRMSHCNMVTEIDMTSPSHARWRIGLLLFLAGLALCIPGCSATDTDIALDAKATLNHRIQSLDLLVFVFLLALTVLTIWLFKHHRVSWLHETGLAVIYGLIVGAIIRYAGTANTLVHMQVEPQGTPTYSDKLPPDTLWFKYPVNQTNGTKLPEGIKTYAYVFRGQVHDVDENEIDLKATFDPEVFFNIILPPIIFYAGYSLKKKYFFRNLGAILTFAIVGTTLSAFLIGGFMYGCVKLMPKYLSSSFTFLDTLYFGALISPTDPLTILAIFNDLRVDVNLYALVLGESVLNDAVAIVLSGAIQNYGEHYSNTGEFETTAFLRSLSDFFSIFLLSLMIGAAMGCLTALMTKFTRVRDFPLLESALFVLMSYSTFLLAEATELTGVVAVLFCGICQAHYTYNNLSEDSRQRTKQIFELLNFLAENFIFSYIGVSMFTFPKHHFDAGFIITAFICAALGRAVNVYPLSWLLNIKRKPKISPNFQHMLFFAGLRGAMSFALAIRNTVSDARQTMLTATSLIVIFTVVIQGGAANFLLNWLKIPVGVDDETEQLNNYQVHSSDGYLQDVENGGRGKLRMSGGTESNLDTPVDGPNGSLGGASGRRRNSHEKAILARIWGSFDTKYMKPLLTHSRPTLLETLPVCCNPIARLLTTTQQLTQDGSEFRRVDSDSDICIDNDTGNNGLSQQDGGPAPGASVGRRNSLSRVSIKYTTGDAHHLLASYRNIE, encoded by the exons ATGCGGGCGCCGCATGCAGAAGCAGCAACCAGAATGTCCCACTGCAATATGGTTACGGAAATAGACATGACATCGCCGTCGCACGCTCGCTGGCGGATTGGTCTTCTTCTCTTCCTGGCCGGATTAGCGCTGTGCATCCCGGGCTGCTCGGCCACGGACACGGACATTGCTTTGGATGCCAAGGCCACGCTAAATCACCGCATCCAAAGCCTCGATCTGCTCGTGTTCGTGTTTCTGCTAGCCCTCACTGTCCTCACCATTTGGCTCTTTAAGCATCATCGCGTCTCCTGGTTGCACGAGACCGGCCTGGCTGTCATCTATG GTCTGATTGTGGGTGCAATTATACGCTATGCCGGCACCGCCAACACCCTCGTCCACATGCAGGTGGAGCCGCAGGGTACGCCGACATACAGTGATAAGCTGCCGCCCGATACGCTTTGGTTTAAG TACCCAGTTAATCAGACGAACGGAACCAAGCTGCCGGAGGGCATTAAGACGTACGCCTATGTCTTTCGTGGCCAGGTGCACGACGTGGATGAGAATGAAATCGATTTGAAAGCCACCTTCGATCCGGAAGTATTCTTCAACATCATTCTGCCACCCATCATTTTCTACGCAGGATACAGTTTAAAAAAG AAATATTTCTTCCGGAATTTGGGGGCCATCCTCACCTTTGCCATTGTGGGCACCACGTTGTCGGCCTTTCTAATCGGTGGCTTCATGTACGGCTGTGTGAAGCTGATGCCAAAGTACTTGAGCAGCAGCTTTACATTCCTGGACACTTTATACTTTGGAGCCCTGATATCGCCCACAGATCCGCTCACCATTCTGGCCATATTCAACGACCTTCGGGTCGATGTTAATCTGTATGCGCTAGTCTTGGGCGAATCTGTGCTCAACGATGCGGTTGCCATTGTCCTCAGTGG AGCCATTCAGAACTATGGCGAGCATTATTCCAACACGGGAGAATTCGAAACCACAGCGTTCCTGCGTTCATTAAGCGACTTCTTCTCCATCTTTCTATTGTCACTGATGATAGGCGCCGCCATGGGCTGTTTGACAGCACTGAT GACTAAGTTTACGCGAGTGCGCGACTTTCCGTTGCTGGAGTCGGCGCTCTTCGTTCTGATGAGCTATAGCACCTTCCTGCTGGCCGAGGCCACGGAACTCACTGGAGTGGTGGCCGTGCTCTTCTGTGGCATCTGCCAGGCTCACTACACCTACAACAATCTATCGGAAGACTCGAGGCAACGCACCAAGCAGATCTTTGAGCTGCTCAATTTTCTTGCAGAGAACTTCATATTTTCCTATATCGGTGTGTCGATGTTTACCTTCCCCAAGCACCACTTTGATGCTGGTTTCATCATAACCGCTTTC ATCTGTGCCGCTTTGGGACGTGCCGTGAACGTGTATCCCTTATCCTGGCTGCTCAACATCAAGCGAAAGCCAAAAATCTCACCAAATTTCCAGCATATGCTGTTCTTTGCTG GCCTTCGCGGTGCCATGTCCTTTGCCTTGGCCATCCGGAATACAGTGTCGGATGCGCGACAGACAATGCTAACTGCCACATCGCTGATTGTCATATTCACGGTGGTTATACAGGGCGGTGCAGCCAATTTTCTGCTCAATTGGTTAAAAATACC AGTTGGCGTCGACGATGAGACtgaacaattaaataattatcaaGTGCACAGT TCTGATGGTTATTTACAGGACGTGGAGAACGGCGGCCGCGGGAAGTTGCGCATGTCCGGGGGTACGGAATCTAATCTGGACACACCAGTGGATGGGCCAAATGGCAGCTTGGGCGGTGCCAGCGGAAGACGCCGCAACAGTCATGAAAAGGCCATTCTGGCCAGGATCTGGGGAAGCTTCGATACTAA GTACATGAAGCCCTTGCTTACGCACTCGCGTCCCACTCTCCTCGAGACTCTGCCCGTTTGCTGCAATCCCATTGCCAGGCTGCTCACCACAACGCAGCAGCTGACGCAG GATGGTAGCGAGTTCAGGCGCGTTGACTCCGACTCGGATATCTGCATAGACAACGACACTGGGAACAATGGGCTCAGTCAGCAGGACGGTGGTCCTGCGCCAGGGGCCAGCGTCGGGCGACGCAACTCACTCAGTCGCGTAAGTATCAAGTACACCACCGGCGATGCTCACCATCTACTTGCTAGCTACCGAAATATTGAATAA